The Thermodesulfobacteriota bacterium genomic sequence CGCGGGTGCTCACCCGCCGCCGGATTCCGTGAATGTCGGGAAATACAAACACCCCTTCATTACATGTTATCCAGTAAAATTACAGCCACGAACTATTTAACATCTACAATTACGAGGGAACGTTTTTTGTGACTGCGGCAATCTCATGAATAAAGCGAGAAGCGGGAACAATCCCGAACCTAGTGCGTCCGACCTTTTTTCACCGCGGCAACATATAGCGCACGGGGGTGAAAAAAGACATTCCGTCTATTTTCAGGTATAAAATCGTATGCCGCCCGACTCAGACAAAGACCTCGTACTGGAAGTTAACGAGAGATTCTACAGGGCCCTGGGCTCAAGGGACCTCTCTCTCATGGACACGGTATTCGTCCACGACGAAAGGGCCGGGTGCACGCACCCCGGATGGGTGATGCTCAGGGGGTGGGAAGCCATTAGGCAGAGCTGGGAGAACGTCTTCGATCCGGAAGACACGCTCGACATAAAGCTCCACAACGTCACGGTCGACGTAAATGGGGACGCCGCGTGCGTCACGTGCGTACAGGAGCTAACGTATATAAACAGGACCCCCGTTATGATGAACGTCTCCGTATCGACGAACCTGTTCGAGAGGACGGAATCAGGCTGGCTCATGGTGATCCACCACGCCTCGCCCATACCCTTCGTCGCGGAAGAAAAGGAAAGAGGAAAAAACAACAACTTGCAGTAAAGCCGCTGCCGACTGCCGTATTGAGCCTTTCTAATCCCCGTTGTGGTTAAAGTGGAGACCGCATTCCTTGTCGGAATCGTTCTCCCACCACCAGCGCCCCGCCCTCTCGTCCTCGCCGGGCTTGACCGCGCGCGTACACGGGGCACAGCCGATGCTTGGGTAGCCCATGTCGTGGAGCTTGTTGTAGGGAACCTTCCGCTCCTTTATATAATCCCACACCATCTTGCTCGTCCAGTCGACGAGCGGGTTTATCTTCAATATGCCGCCGTTCGCTTCATCGATCTCGAACTTCCGGGCCTCGGCCCTGGTCTCGAGCTGGTCGCGCCTTATGGACGTGATCCAGCCGTCCATGTTCACGAGGTAGCGTCTGAGAGGCCTCACTTTCCTTATGTCGCAGCAGAGTATCCTGTTCTCTTTCCCCTTGTAAAATAAATTCACTCCCCGCTCGAGCACCATCTCCTCGACTTCAGTTTTATCGGGGAAAACGACCTCTATCCTGGCTCCGTACCTTTTTCTTACCTCGTCCATGATGTCGTAGGTCTCCTGATTGAGCCTGCCCGTGTCGAGCGTGAATATCCTGGCTCCGCTGTCGATAGCCATGAGCATGTCTATGAGCACCATGCCCTGCGCCTGGAAGCTCGACGCGAGCGCGACCCTCGGATGCAGATTATCGTAAGCCCACCTGAGTACCTCGTCAGCGCCGCCGCGCTCGAACCTGAGGTTCAGCTCTCTGACCTCGTCCGGAGCGAATATCCGCTTCCCGGTCTCAGGGCCGGGTGTTTTTTTACTTATGGATCCCGATAAACTGATTTTTTATCACCTCTCCGCCTTATAATGTCCTTCATCTTATTATATACCCTAATGACCGAAATTCCTGCTTATCATAGCCGCGACATCGTAGCTGAAATACAGGGAAGACAGGAAATACCCCATAGCCACGGCCACGAAGGGTATGACGAACCAGAAGAACGCTATCCTGACCACATGGCGGTTCTGTGCCGTAACGGAAAATCCCTGCTGTGCGAGAGAGAACCCTATTATTCCGGACGTTACGATCTCCGCGAGCGATACGGGGACGCCGAAGAGCGAGGCCACCAGGATGATTGCCGCCCCCGTAAACTCGACCGAGACCGCCCTCAATATGCAGATCTCTGTGATTTCCTTGCCGACGCTGTCGAGGACCCTGCCGCCGAAAAGTATGGCCCCCACGCCCATCGCGGCTCCGGCCATTACCGCCCCGGCGCTTGCGTTCACGAGCCCCAGGCCCACGAGCGGCCCGACGGAATTTGCAGAATTGTTCGCTCCGGCGGAAAAGGCGACGAACACGCCCGACATGGTTATCAGGATTGAAAGTATTTTATTTATGCTCCCCTCCGAGTACCTGTCCGTCAGGAACTGCAGCGTTCTCAAATACAGGTGCTTGGCGATGAGGTAATTCACCGTGAGCGCCACGAGAGGCGTTATAACCCACCAGATGACGATCTCGAAAAATTTCTCGCCGTTCAGCGATTTCGAGTAGAGGCCGACCCCCACTATCGCGCAGACTAGAGCGTGAGTGGTGGCCACCGGAACGCGGGATATGTTCGCCCATGATATAAAAATAATCGCGATGAGGAAGATGATTATCACGAGTCCGATGTGGGTTGAGAAAATCGTCCCGGGGACAAGGCCGTTCCCGAGTGTTTTAACTACGGGCGTGCCGGCGAGTAGCGCCCCCAGCACGGCAAATATTGCAATCATTACGGTCGCTTCCCTTTTCGTTCTCACGCCGGCGCCGTAAGCCGTAGCCATGGAAGCCGCCGAATTGTTCGCACCGATGTTAAGGGCCAGGAATGCGGATAGAACGATAGCTATAGGAAGGACTAAATCCAAAGGGTAGTCTCCGTATGAATTTGAGGCATATGGTTTTGATTATAAAGTATCGTAAATCGATGCAAATTAAGTGCCATGATAAAAAATCGTGTAGTTAAGGGCTATATGCGTGATCCGCCTGTCCTCACCTTGATTAACGGGTAATCACTCCGTATATTTTTGTTACAGCTACGAGGGAGATATTATATCCATGACAGGCAAAGTTTCAATTTTAACCGGGGACGAGGGCCTGGTAAAAGAAATAGAAGATATCCTGGGAAAGGGCTCCGTCGAGGTCTTTTCCCGCGCCGAGGACATAAAAGACGCGGACGTGGTTCTTCTGGATGCGGATACGTCCGGCATCAATAATCTGGCCAGGTTAAAGGATAAACATTTCGTAATAGTCATTACAGCCGAAAAGGGTACCAGGTACCTGATCGAATCGATGACGTTCGGCGCGTTCGACTGCGTATTCAGGCCTCTCAAGAACTCAGCCCTGTCTGCATCGCTCGAAAGGGCATTAGGCATAAGAGAAGAGATCAACGGCCACCTGGTCGAGTTCCACGGGAACCCGCAGGGCTCAAGCGTAACGTGCGCGATCGTGGGGGACTCGCCCATGCTCCAGGAGGTGTGCAAGCTCATAGGACAGGTCGGGAGAGTGGACGTCCCGGTGCTCATAACCGGAGAGAGCGGGACGGGGAAGGAGCTGGTCGCGGAGTCCATATGGAAGGTGAGCACGAGGTGGGAAAAACCATTCGTCGTGCTTAATTGCGCCGCCATCCCCGAAACCCTTCTGGAGGCGGAGCTCTTCGGTTACGAGAAAGGAGCTTTTACGGGGGCTTCGGCATCGCGTACAGGTAAATTCGAAGAGGCCGACGGCGGGATTATATTCCTCGACGAGATCGGCGACATGCCGTTTTCACTCCAGGCGAAGGTGCTGAGGGTGCTCCAGAGCGGCACCTTCCACAGGCTCGGCTCCAATAAGGAGATATCGGTTGACGTCAGGATCATTACGGCTACGAATAAAGACCTCGAAAAGGTGGTGAGGGAAGGGAAGTTCAGGGAGGACCTCTATTTCCGCATAAACGTCGTGAGGATACACCTGCCCGCGCTCAAGGAGCGGAAAGAGGACATACCCCTCCTTTCCGAGTGCTTTACGAGGAGACACAGC encodes the following:
- a CDS encoding nuclear transport factor 2 family protein, which translates into the protein MPPDSDKDLVLEVNERFYRALGSRDLSLMDTVFVHDERAGCTHPGWVMLRGWEAIRQSWENVFDPEDTLDIKLHNVTVDVNGDAACVTCVQELTYINRTPVMMNVSVSTNLFERTESGWLMVIHHASPIPFVAEEKERGKNNNLQ
- a CDS encoding sigma-54 dependent transcriptional regulator gives rise to the protein MTGKVSILTGDEGLVKEIEDILGKGSVEVFSRAEDIKDADVVLLDADTSGINNLARLKDKHFVIVITAEKGTRYLIESMTFGAFDCVFRPLKNSALSASLERALGIREEINGHLVEFHGNPQGSSVTCAIVGDSPMLQEVCKLIGQVGRVDVPVLITGESGTGKELVAESIWKVSTRWEKPFVVLNCAAIPETLLEAELFGYEKGAFTGASASRTGKFEEADGGIIFLDEIGDMPFSLQAKVLRVLQSGTFHRLGSNKEISVDVRIITATNKDLEKVVREGKFREDLYFRINVVRIHLPALKERKEDIPLLSECFTRRHSTQIGKEIKGATRKFQAVLMEYDWPGNVRELENAIRKAIAFTKTSYLTSYDLDLRSKHKTVKQAGNLSFKDALRSSVKTLLGSDSEENIYDKVVREAEMVLLVEALDASGWNRSKAARRLGINRLTLRRKLEEYKIGDDSGHVETD
- a CDS encoding inorganic phosphate transporter, producing MDLVLPIAIVLSAFLALNIGANNSAASMATAYGAGVRTKREATVMIAIFAVLGALLAGTPVVKTLGNGLVPGTIFSTHIGLVIIIFLIAIIFISWANISRVPVATTHALVCAIVGVGLYSKSLNGEKFFEIVIWWVITPLVALTVNYLIAKHLYLRTLQFLTDRYSEGSINKILSILITMSGVFVAFSAGANNSANSVGPLVGLGLVNASAGAVMAGAAMGVGAILFGGRVLDSVGKEITEICILRAVSVEFTGAAIILVASLFGVPVSLAEIVTSGIIGFSLAQQGFSVTAQNRHVVRIAFFWFVIPFVAVAMGYFLSSLYFSYDVAAMISRNFGH
- a CDS encoding phosphoadenylyl-sulfate reductase, with amino-acid sequence MSLSGSISKKTPGPETGKRIFAPDEVRELNLRFERGGADEVLRWAYDNLHPRVALASSFQAQGMVLIDMLMAIDSGARIFTLDTGRLNQETYDIMDEVRKRYGARIEVVFPDKTEVEEMVLERGVNLFYKGKENRILCCDIRKVRPLRRYLVNMDGWITSIRRDQLETRAEARKFEIDEANGGILKINPLVDWTSKMVWDYIKERKVPYNKLHDMGYPSIGCAPCTRAVKPGEDERAGRWWWENDSDKECGLHFNHNGD